The genomic window CAAGTAGGTAAGTTGGCAATATGTTTGGAAAGTTGCTCTATTGTCATTGATTTTTCGTGTGGTTTCCAAGAAAGTTTATCCATTGGAATACGTTCCAACATTTTACGCGAATTTTCGGTTTCCTGTTTTAATTCTGCAAGTAATCCTGTGTTGAGTGCCATATAGTTTTATTTTTAAATTTCTGCAAAAGTGCATAAAAAATTCAGTTGAAAAATTATTTTTTCACGAACAATTTATTGGTATTTTCAATAAAATCAAGTAATTCTATTTGTCCCGTTTTTGTGGTGGCGGAAGTAAAAAAAAGTGTTGGCAATTCTTCCCAATATTTTAAGATAGCTTGTTTGTAACGCTCGCTATTTGCAGCAAAAACGGTTTTTGATAATTTGTCTTTTTTAGTGAAAACGATTACAAAAGGAATTTCATTTTCGCCCAACCATTTCATAAATTCAGTGTCTACTTTTTGCGCTTCGTGGCGTATATCTATCAATACAAAAACACACATTAAGTTGGTTCGTTTCAATAAATAATGACGAATAAATTTTTCCCATTGCTCTCTCAAAACCTTTGGTACTTCAGCATATCCGTATCCAGGTAAATCTACTAAATACCAATTTTTATTAATTAAAAAGTGATTGATAAGTTGTGTTTTTCCTGGTTTCACAGATGTTTTCGCTAAACTTACTCTATCCGTAAGCATATTAATCAGCGATGATTTTCCAACATTAGAACGCCCAATAAAGGCATATTCAGGCATAATTGGCGGCGGACATTTATCAATATTGGTATTGCTAATCAAAAATTCTGCACTGGTAATTTTCATATTCGTTTTTTTATTTTTTAGGCTGATAAGAATTAATGTGTCGCTCCTTTTTTGTTGGATAAATATCCGCGATGGAAACTAAAATTCCAGTTTCTTCCACATCGCCAAATGTGTCGTTATTGGCTGTACCAAAGGTTTTCATAGTCGCAGAAAGATTCATATAGGCATTTACCAAAGGCGGAATATTTTCGTCGTGTGCACGCACAAACTGATTTAATATTTTGTGTCCTTCTTTGTAATCAAGGCTTCCAAACATTTTCTCAAAAACACTCGTATCGCTGTTGATGGAAAGTGGATGAATCGGTTCGACTAAATTTTCAGTGTCTGGAAAATATTTTTTCATAAAATAAAGTATCATGTCGCGCGCTTCTTTATTGAAATGCGTGTACATGGTTACCTTCCCGAAAAAATGTTTTATATCTGGATTGTCAACTACAATAGCACCGAGTCCGTCCCATAAATTATCTAATGAAAATAAGCCTTTTCGATTGTTTACGGAAGGCTGATATTTTGTTTGCACGAAGGATCTTCCCAACTCAATAGTAGTTGGCAAATAATCTGAAATAAAATTTTCATGAAACCGAAAAAGCTCTGTTGTGGCGAGTTGCACAATTCCATTTTTATCTTTTGGAGCTTCACCACATTTGATAAAACGATAACCGCCTACAATTTCTTTTTCTTCAGGATTCCATACTATAAG from Bacteroidia bacterium includes these protein-coding regions:
- the yihA gene encoding ribosome biogenesis GTP-binding protein YihA/YsxC, with translation MKITSAEFLISNTNIDKCPPPIMPEYAFIGRSNVGKSSLINMLTDRVSLAKTSVKPGKTQLINHFLINKNWYLVDLPGYGYAEVPKVLREQWEKFIRHYLLKRTNLMCVFVLIDIRHEAQKVDTEFMKWLGENEIPFVIVFTKKDKLSKTVFAANSERYKQAILKYWEELPTLFFTSATTKTGQIELLDFIENTNKLFVKK
- a CDS encoding GNAT family N-acetyltransferase, translating into MKSIIDPISRDVLAKELSENKFVRITNNGANHIYIITFQDSPNVLQEIGRLRELTFRDAGGGTGKEVDIDEFDIADAPYKQLIVWNPEEKEIVGGYRFIKCGEAPKDKNGIVQLATTELFRFHENFISDYLPTTIELGRSFVQTKYQPSVNNRKGLFSLDNLWDGLGAIVVDNPDIKHFFGKVTMYTHFNKEARDMILYFMKKYFPDTENLVEPIHPLSINSDTSVFEKMFGSLDYKEGHKILNQFVRAHDENIPPLVNAYMNLSATMKTFGTANNDTFGDVEETGILVSIADIYPTKKERHINSYQPKK